From Demequina capsici, one genomic window encodes:
- a CDS encoding NAD(P)-dependent alcohol dehydrogenase: MKAVRFTEWKTKPSLREVPRPKPAPGEVLLKVAGAGACHSDVAVYEQFDETTAGPQLAPEYTLGHETAGWIEEVGEGVLGLTKGDAYLVYGPIGCGHCAACSRGQDTYCENAAKTPFLASGLGKDGGMAEYMTVPARNLVPLGDADPVAAAPLADAGLTPYHAIKLALHKLQGGGKTALVIGLGGLGQIAVQILKATTAATVIATDMKPEAMALAASRGAVTVEGGEGQADRIRELTEGRGVDAVFDFVGLTPTIQLAQKVVGKQGRITVVGIAGGPVSWDFYSNPYEAELTNTYWGTIEELHELAALYRAGHIEVDVTRFSLDDALLAYEHLENGTLLGRAVVVPHLDDATTASLQALADRMPAGV; this comes from the coding sequence ATGAAGGCAGTGCGTTTCACCGAATGGAAGACCAAGCCGTCCCTGCGCGAGGTCCCCCGGCCCAAGCCCGCGCCCGGAGAGGTGCTGCTCAAGGTTGCCGGCGCCGGCGCCTGCCATTCGGACGTGGCCGTCTACGAGCAGTTCGACGAGACCACGGCAGGACCCCAGTTGGCGCCCGAGTACACGCTCGGCCACGAGACCGCAGGGTGGATCGAGGAGGTCGGCGAGGGAGTCCTCGGCCTGACCAAGGGCGACGCCTACCTGGTCTACGGCCCGATCGGGTGCGGTCACTGCGCCGCCTGCTCACGCGGGCAGGACACCTACTGCGAGAACGCCGCCAAGACCCCGTTCCTCGCGTCCGGCCTGGGCAAGGACGGCGGCATGGCCGAGTACATGACCGTCCCCGCACGCAACCTCGTGCCGCTCGGCGATGCCGATCCCGTCGCCGCGGCACCGCTCGCCGACGCAGGCCTCACGCCCTACCACGCGATCAAGCTCGCACTCCACAAGCTTCAGGGCGGTGGCAAGACCGCGCTCGTGATCGGCCTGGGAGGCCTCGGCCAGATCGCCGTCCAGATCCTCAAGGCCACCACCGCCGCCACCGTCATCGCCACCGACATGAAGCCCGAGGCGATGGCGCTCGCGGCCAGTCGCGGCGCCGTCACCGTCGAGGGCGGCGAGGGGCAGGCGGATCGCATCCGCGAGCTCACCGAGGGCAGGGGAGTCGACGCCGTCTTCGACTTCGTGGGCCTCACTCCGACCATCCAGCTCGCGCAGAAGGTGGTGGGGAAGCAGGGTCGCATCACCGTGGTCGGCATCGCGGGCGGTCCCGTGTCGTGGGACTTCTACTCCAACCCCTACGAGGCCGAGCTGACCAACACCTACTGGGGCACCATCGAGGAGCTCCACGAGCTGGCCGCGCTGTACCGCGCCGGCCACATCGAGGTCGACGTCACGCGGTTCTCGCTCGACGACGCGCTGCTCGCCTACGAGCACCTGGAGAACGGCACCCTGCTGGGCCGCGCCGTCGTCGTCCCCCACCTGGACGACGCGACCACGGCCTCGCTCCAGGCGCTCGCCGACCGGATGCCCGCCGGGGTCTGA
- a CDS encoding lactate/malate family dehydrogenase has product MDVAIIGATGDVGRAVCSDLIEHGELGAGSRLQLVGRAGGSSEAAVHGLRVDLIDAYDEKAPHIDVATSPDDVVADVVVVAAGRTIPTGTGQTIDRDRLAADNRIVFEQYADSLARHGSGHEVVIVVSNPVELAVEVFARRLGHHRVIGMGAWLDTLRFRREIAATLGIRRQRVSGFVAGQHGDRMVPLWSTVRLRGLDADERLEIVERLRGDRTLASFASEIATAKAHVTTQTDMAAAFGMVDAFPPDLQAVIRPYLTHTSGAKTANGTASATVDLIRTVLDGRDIVVAGQVLLDGEIELGGMPWRGVLGVPVAVGPEGWTRVMLDDLAPDESRLLWEVGQAINEAIVAWGGGR; this is encoded by the coding sequence ATGGATGTCGCCATCATCGGAGCCACCGGGGACGTGGGCCGCGCCGTGTGCAGCGACCTCATCGAGCACGGCGAGCTCGGGGCCGGCTCCCGCCTGCAGCTGGTCGGCCGCGCCGGCGGATCGTCCGAGGCGGCGGTGCACGGCCTCCGCGTGGACCTCATCGACGCCTACGACGAGAAGGCGCCGCACATCGACGTCGCCACCAGCCCGGACGACGTCGTGGCCGACGTGGTTGTCGTCGCCGCCGGCCGAACCATCCCCACCGGCACCGGCCAGACGATCGACCGCGACCGCCTCGCCGCCGACAACCGCATCGTCTTCGAGCAGTACGCCGACTCCCTCGCGCGGCACGGCAGCGGCCACGAGGTCGTCATCGTCGTGTCCAACCCTGTCGAGCTCGCCGTCGAGGTGTTCGCCCGTCGGCTCGGACACCACCGCGTGATCGGCATGGGAGCGTGGCTCGACACACTCCGGTTCCGCCGCGAGATCGCCGCGACGCTCGGCATCCGCCGCCAGCGCGTCAGCGGATTCGTCGCAGGCCAGCACGGCGACCGGATGGTGCCGCTGTGGTCCACGGTCAGGCTGCGCGGGCTGGACGCCGACGAGCGGCTCGAGATCGTCGAACGGCTCCGCGGCGACCGCACCCTCGCCTCCTTCGCGAGCGAGATCGCCACCGCGAAGGCCCACGTCACCACCCAGACGGACATGGCGGCAGCGTTCGGCATGGTCGACGCCTTTCCGCCCGACCTCCAGGCGGTCATCCGCCCCTACCTCACGCACACGAGCGGCGCGAAGACCGCGAACGGCACCGCGAGCGCGACCGTCGACCTGATCCGCACCGTGCTCGACGGACGCGACATCGTGGTCGCAGGGCAGGTGCTGCTGGATGGCGAGATCGAGCTGGGAGGCATGCCCTGGCGCGGCGTGCTCGGAGTGCCCGTGGCCGTCGGGCCCGAGGGGTGGACCCGCGTGATGCTCGACGACCTCGCCCCCGACGAGTCCCGGCTGCTCTGGGAGGTCGGTCAGGCGATCAACGAGGCCATCGTCGCGTGGGGAGGTGGCCGATGA
- a CDS encoding glutamine amidotransferase-related protein: protein MALQTCVVIRHVAFEDLGCWEAELPRLGYEVRYLEAGVDDLSPFRTADLGIVLGGPIGVEDAADYPTVTQEIALIKDRLDADQPTLGVCLGLQLMAAALGARVGKGTFELGWKHIRPTSVGLVGPLRRVASAPMFVWHGDEAELPSGAVLLASTDEVPVHAFSYGRSLAVQFHPEVDPATFERWVIGNMVELREIGVSVPEFRAEMQERGPAAVYASLRLLRAFIAGL from the coding sequence TTGGCGCTGCAGACCTGTGTCGTCATCAGGCACGTCGCGTTCGAGGATCTCGGATGCTGGGAGGCCGAGCTGCCGAGGCTCGGCTACGAGGTGCGATACCTCGAGGCCGGCGTCGACGACCTGTCGCCGTTCAGGACCGCCGACCTGGGGATCGTGCTCGGCGGCCCGATCGGGGTGGAGGACGCCGCGGACTATCCCACCGTCACGCAGGAGATCGCCCTGATCAAGGACAGGCTCGACGCCGACCAGCCGACGCTCGGCGTGTGCCTGGGGCTGCAGCTGATGGCGGCCGCGCTCGGCGCCCGCGTCGGCAAGGGCACCTTCGAGCTGGGCTGGAAGCACATCCGTCCCACGTCGGTAGGGCTCGTCGGCCCGTTGCGGCGCGTCGCGAGCGCGCCGATGTTCGTGTGGCATGGCGACGAGGCGGAGCTGCCGTCCGGCGCGGTGCTGCTCGCCTCGACCGACGAGGTCCCGGTGCATGCGTTCTCCTACGGCAGGTCTCTGGCGGTCCAATTCCACCCGGAGGTGGACCCGGCGACCTTCGAGCGCTGGGTGATCGGGAACATGGTGGAGCTGCGGGAGATCGGCGTGAGCGTCCCCGAGTTCCGCGCGGAGATGCAGGAGCGTGGGCCGGCGGCGGTGTATGCGAGCCTGCGGCTGCTCCGCGCCTTCATCGCCGGTCTCTGA
- a CDS encoding ABC transporter permease codes for MMWLIARREFVVRVGSRANVVASSVLIVLIVAGALIAKPFLSSDGPAPVVQVASGETAALVPYLESAAAAQGLTVTVQTVDAPDTTTLPDGVSAILTGAPTQPDLYVDTAGDSIVPVVQAAVRSAALAAQVTDLGGDPASVAQALAAATPTVTPLSAAAGFDSAKFFSGFIVVMLLFFVLIQSASVIMLGVVEEKASRVVEILLATVKPWTLLGGKVLGVGLFALAQAGALIVALLFGALHLDLLGSLSVSVGTILVNFAVWFVLGFSLFTVLFGGLASLVSRQEDVGSVSTPLMFVMLAPLYLAIYLVPNLPDATITKVLTQIPFFAPFMVPMRMAFGSISVVEVVAAVVICLVAIPVLVWVGGRVYAGAVLNTGGRMRLADAFRRG; via the coding sequence ATGATGTGGCTGATCGCGAGGCGGGAGTTCGTGGTGCGCGTCGGCTCGCGCGCGAACGTCGTCGCCTCGTCCGTCCTGATCGTGCTGATCGTGGCCGGCGCCCTGATCGCGAAGCCCTTCCTGTCCTCCGACGGTCCCGCGCCCGTGGTGCAGGTCGCCTCGGGCGAGACGGCCGCGCTCGTGCCCTACCTCGAGTCAGCCGCCGCAGCACAGGGCCTCACGGTCACCGTGCAGACGGTCGACGCCCCTGACACCACGACGCTGCCGGACGGCGTCAGCGCGATCCTCACCGGCGCGCCCACGCAGCCCGACCTGTACGTCGACACGGCGGGCGACTCGATCGTCCCCGTGGTGCAGGCAGCTGTCCGGTCCGCAGCGCTCGCGGCGCAGGTGACGGACCTGGGCGGGGACCCGGCCTCCGTGGCGCAGGCGCTCGCGGCCGCGACGCCCACCGTGACCCCGCTGAGCGCCGCCGCGGGCTTCGACTCGGCGAAGTTCTTCTCCGGCTTCATCGTGGTGATGCTGCTGTTCTTCGTGCTGATCCAGAGCGCCTCCGTGATCATGCTGGGCGTGGTCGAGGAGAAGGCATCGCGCGTGGTGGAGATCCTGCTCGCGACGGTGAAGCCTTGGACGCTGCTCGGCGGCAAGGTCCTGGGCGTGGGACTGTTCGCACTCGCGCAGGCGGGCGCCCTGATCGTCGCGCTCCTGTTCGGCGCCCTGCACCTGGACCTCCTCGGGAGCCTGAGCGTCAGCGTCGGCACGATCCTGGTGAACTTCGCCGTGTGGTTCGTGTTGGGATTCTCGCTCTTCACGGTCCTGTTCGGGGGGCTCGCCTCGCTCGTGTCGAGGCAGGAGGACGTCGGGTCGGTCTCCACGCCGCTGATGTTCGTGATGCTCGCGCCGCTGTACCTGGCGATCTACCTGGTGCCGAACCTGCCCGACGCCACCATCACGAAGGTGCTCACGCAGATCCCGTTCTTCGCGCCGTTCATGGTGCCGATGCGGATGGCCTTCGGCTCGATCAGCGTCGTCGAGGTGGTGGCGGCCGTGGTGATCTGCCTGGTGGCGATCCCTGTGCTGGTGTGGGTGGGCGGCCGCGTCTACGCGGGCGCGGTGCTGAACACGGGCGGGCGCATGCGCCTCGCCGACGCTTTCCGGAGAGGTTGA
- a CDS encoding ABC transporter ATP-binding protein encodes MPSLVLDGLVKSFGEVRALDGVSFQVAAGELFGFVGANGAGKTTAMRIVLGVLSSDAGAVSWDGAPVGPDVRRRIGYMPEERGLYPRMKVGEQLVYLARLHGLSIAAATQAMDHWTEVLGVADRRGDAVEKLSLGNQQRVQLASALVHGPDILVLDEPFSGLDPVAVGVMSEVLRGQAERGVPVIFSSHQLELVERLCDRVGIIRSGRLVACGTVDSLTATARPRWTLEAELPPAWAPAADGETRVEPVAEGAWLVEAPDAAAAQTVLAAALAAGTVRAFTPSRPTLTELFRDVMLEPSEVPA; translated from the coding sequence ATGCCCTCGCTCGTCCTCGATGGGCTCGTCAAGTCCTTCGGGGAAGTGCGCGCGCTCGACGGGGTCTCGTTCCAGGTCGCTGCAGGAGAGCTCTTCGGCTTCGTCGGCGCGAACGGCGCCGGCAAGACCACCGCGATGCGCATCGTGCTCGGGGTGCTGAGCTCGGATGCCGGCGCGGTGTCCTGGGACGGCGCCCCTGTCGGACCCGACGTGCGGCGCCGCATCGGCTACATGCCGGAGGAGCGCGGTCTCTACCCCCGCATGAAGGTCGGCGAGCAGCTCGTCTACCTTGCGCGGCTCCACGGACTGTCGATCGCCGCAGCCACGCAGGCCATGGATCACTGGACCGAGGTGCTCGGGGTGGCCGACAGGCGCGGTGACGCCGTCGAGAAGCTCTCGCTCGGCAACCAGCAGCGGGTGCAGCTGGCGTCCGCGCTGGTCCACGGGCCCGACATCCTCGTGCTCGACGAGCCCTTCTCCGGACTCGACCCGGTCGCGGTCGGGGTCATGAGCGAGGTGCTGCGCGGCCAGGCGGAGCGCGGGGTGCCTGTCATCTTCTCCTCGCATCAGCTCGAACTGGTGGAGCGTCTGTGCGACCGAGTCGGGATCATCCGCTCCGGGCGCCTCGTCGCGTGCGGCACCGTCGACTCGCTCACCGCCACCGCCCGCCCGCGCTGGACGCTCGAGGCGGAGCTTCCCCCGGCCTGGGCCCCCGCCGCCGACGGCGAGACCCGGGTCGAGCCGGTCGCGGAGGGCGCGTGGCTCGTCGAGGCTCCGGACGCGGCTGCTGCGCAGACGGTGCTCGCGGCGGCGCTCGCGGCAGGAACGGTGCGCGCGTTCACCCCGAGCAGGCCCACCCTCACCGAGCTCTTCCGCGACGTGATGCTCGAACCCTCGGAGGTGCCCGCATGA
- a CDS encoding GuaB3 family IMP dehydrogenase-related protein — MSNEMEIGRGKRGRRAYSFDDVAVVPSRRTRDPRQVSLAWQIDAFRFEIPVIGAPMDSVMSPATAIALGQHGGLGVLDLEGLWTRYDDPAALLDEIATLSMDAATLRMQEIYQEPIKDELIVQRLQEIRAAGVTVAGALSPQRTQEHYETVLKAGVDLFVIRGTTVSAEHVSAEVEPLNLKKFIYDLDVPVIVGGASTYQAALHLMRTGAAGVLVGFGGGAAQTTRTTLGIHAPMATAVADVAAARRDYLDESGGRYVHVIADGGLGRSGDMVKAIACGADAIMLGAALARAAEAPGAGYHWGPESYHSALPRGERVRVGTTGTLEEVLFGPGTRADGTTNIMGALRRSMATTGYSDLKEFQRVDVVVSPYQAG, encoded by the coding sequence GTGAGCAACGAGATGGAGATCGGGCGCGGCAAGCGCGGCCGCCGTGCATACAGCTTCGACGACGTGGCGGTGGTCCCGTCCCGACGAACGCGCGATCCGCGGCAGGTCAGCCTGGCCTGGCAGATCGACGCCTTCCGGTTCGAGATCCCGGTCATCGGAGCCCCCATGGACTCCGTGATGTCACCGGCGACCGCGATCGCTCTCGGGCAGCATGGCGGGCTCGGCGTCCTCGACCTCGAGGGCCTGTGGACCAGGTACGACGACCCGGCGGCACTGCTCGACGAGATCGCGACCCTGTCCATGGACGCCGCGACGCTGCGGATGCAGGAGATCTACCAGGAGCCCATCAAGGACGAGCTGATCGTCCAGCGGCTGCAGGAGATCCGCGCGGCGGGCGTGACCGTCGCAGGAGCGCTCAGCCCCCAGCGCACCCAGGAGCATTACGAGACGGTGCTGAAGGCCGGCGTCGACCTGTTCGTCATCCGGGGCACCACCGTGTCCGCGGAGCACGTGTCGGCCGAGGTCGAGCCGCTCAACCTCAAGAAGTTCATCTACGACCTCGACGTGCCGGTCATCGTCGGCGGAGCATCGACCTACCAGGCGGCGCTCCACCTGATGCGCACCGGCGCGGCGGGCGTGCTCGTCGGGTTCGGAGGCGGCGCGGCGCAGACCACGCGCACCACGCTCGGCATCCACGCCCCCATGGCGACCGCGGTGGCCGACGTGGCGGCCGCGCGCCGCGACTACCTCGACGAGTCCGGTGGTCGGTACGTGCACGTCATCGCGGACGGTGGCCTGGGGCGCTCGGGAGACATGGTGAAGGCCATCGCCTGCGGCGCGGATGCGATCATGCTGGGCGCGGCCCTGGCGCGCGCAGCCGAGGCGCCTGGCGCCGGGTACCACTGGGGCCCCGAGTCGTACCACTCGGCCCTGCCGCGCGGCGAGCGCGTGCGGGTGGGCACCACCGGCACCCTCGAGGAGGTCCTGTTCGGCCCGGGCACCCGCGCCGACGGCACCACCAACATCATGGGCGCGCTGCGCCGCTCGATGGCCACCACCGGGTACTCCGACCTCAAGGAGTTCCAGCGCGTCGACGTGGTCGTCAGCCCTTACCAGGCCGGCTGA
- a CDS encoding exonuclease domain-containing protein codes for MTWLDETMVGFDTETTGVSTANDRIVTAAIITRRAGEEPRTRTWLINPGVEIPARAIEVHGITNEKARAEGMDPAQGLEEIATALAEPLAAGIPVVGFNAQYDLSILEAELARHGLASLASRLPRGIRPIVDPLVIDRFLDRYRKGGRKLIDMCRIYAVPVVADDLHAADADVLATLDLLPAMAHLHPTLAQVALDDLHDQQIEAHRVWATRFAAFLKSKGETDDLPSPLWPVSAADPEPQPQPEPELDALF; via the coding sequence ATGACTTGGCTCGACGAGACGATGGTGGGATTCGACACGGAGACGACGGGGGTGTCCACGGCGAACGACCGCATCGTCACCGCCGCGATCATCACGCGGCGGGCGGGCGAGGAGCCGCGGACGCGCACCTGGCTCATCAACCCCGGCGTCGAGATCCCTGCGCGGGCGATCGAGGTGCATGGCATCACCAACGAGAAGGCGCGTGCGGAGGGCATGGACCCCGCACAAGGTCTCGAGGAGATCGCGACCGCGCTCGCCGAACCGCTCGCCGCAGGCATCCCCGTGGTCGGCTTCAACGCCCAGTACGACCTCAGCATCCTCGAGGCAGAGCTCGCCCGGCACGGCCTGGCGTCGCTCGCCTCACGGCTGCCTCGGGGGATCCGCCCGATCGTCGACCCGCTGGTGATCGACCGGTTCCTTGACCGGTACCGCAAGGGCGGCCGCAAGCTCATCGACATGTGCCGCATCTACGCGGTCCCGGTCGTCGCTGACGATCTTCATGCCGCAGACGCCGACGTGCTCGCCACGCTCGACCTGCTGCCCGCCATGGCGCACCTGCACCCGACGCTGGCCCAGGTCGCCTTGGACGACCTGCACGACCAGCAGATCGAGGCGCACCGGGTGTGGGCCACCCGCTTTGCAGCATTCCTGAAGTCGAAGGGCGAGACGGACGACCTCCCGAGCCCGCTCTGGCCCGTGTCGGCTGCCGACCCGGAGCCGCAGCCGCAGCCCGAACCGGAGCTCGACGCCCTCTTCTAG
- a CDS encoding Glu/Leu/Phe/Val family dehydrogenase, translating to MAHPESPVLPQAAGPLADALAQLHKAAATLEISDGLHQLLASPRRELAVSIPLRRDDGTLALYSGFRVQHNFTRGPAKGGLRYAPSVDLDEVRALAMWMTWKCALVDVPYGGAKGGVAIDPREHSKSELERVTRRYTTEILPIIGPEVDIPAPDVGTDEQTMAWIMDTYSVARGYTVTGVVTGKPLSLGGSQGRAQATSRGVAHIALMAMASRGIDPNHATAAVQGFGKVGHGAARFLAEAGVRVRAVSDVDGAVYAHDGLDIARLAEHVDRTGSVAGFDSAEAIDPGSVLTLDVDVVVPAAVEGVLTEDNASKVQARIVVEGANGPTTEAADAILKDRDILVVPDILANAGGVVVSYFEWVQANQAYQWTEREVNDRLEERMAKAWHDVVAHSGAHGMTYRESATVLAVERVVEAHRLRGLYP from the coding sequence ATGGCGCACCCCGAGTCCCCGGTACTGCCGCAGGCTGCCGGTCCGCTCGCCGACGCGTTGGCCCAGCTGCACAAGGCGGCCGCCACGCTCGAGATCTCAGACGGTCTTCACCAGCTTCTCGCGTCACCCCGCCGCGAGCTCGCCGTGAGCATCCCGCTCCGGCGGGACGACGGGACGCTCGCGCTCTACTCGGGCTTCCGCGTCCAGCACAACTTCACCCGCGGACCCGCCAAGGGCGGTCTGCGCTACGCGCCTTCGGTCGACCTGGACGAGGTCCGCGCGCTCGCGATGTGGATGACCTGGAAGTGCGCGCTCGTCGACGTGCCCTACGGCGGCGCCAAGGGCGGCGTCGCGATCGACCCGCGCGAGCACAGCAAGTCCGAGCTGGAGCGGGTGACGCGGCGCTACACCACCGAGATCCTGCCGATCATCGGCCCCGAGGTGGACATCCCCGCCCCCGACGTCGGCACCGACGAGCAGACGATGGCGTGGATCATGGACACGTACTCGGTCGCCCGTGGATACACGGTGACCGGCGTCGTGACGGGCAAGCCCCTCAGCCTGGGCGGCTCCCAGGGACGCGCGCAGGCCACGTCCCGAGGCGTCGCGCACATCGCGCTGATGGCGATGGCGAGCCGCGGCATCGACCCCAACCACGCGACAGCTGCCGTGCAGGGCTTCGGCAAGGTGGGCCACGGTGCCGCGAGGTTCCTCGCCGAGGCCGGCGTCAGGGTGCGTGCGGTGAGCGATGTGGACGGCGCCGTGTACGCGCACGACGGTCTCGACATCGCGCGGCTCGCCGAGCACGTGGACCGTACCGGCTCGGTCGCGGGCTTCGACAGCGCGGAGGCCATCGATCCCGGCTCCGTGCTCACGCTGGACGTCGACGTCGTCGTCCCTGCCGCGGTGGAGGGCGTGCTAACCGAGGACAACGCGTCCAAGGTCCAGGCGCGCATCGTCGTCGAAGGTGCGAACGGCCCCACCACGGAGGCCGCGGACGCGATCCTCAAGGACCGCGACATCCTGGTGGTGCCGGACATCCTCGCGAACGCGGGCGGCGTCGTCGTCTCCTACTTCGAGTGGGTGCAGGCGAACCAGGCCTATCAGTGGACCGAGCGCGAGGTGAACGACCGGCTCGAGGAGCGGATGGCGAAGGCGTGGCACGACGTCGTGGCCCACTCAGGGGCGCACGGCATGACGTATCGGGAGTCGGCCACCGTCCTGGCCGTCGAACGCGTCGTGGAGGCGCATCGCCTACGCGGTCTGTACCCGTGA
- a CDS encoding TSUP family transporter, giving the protein MSGRMLALLVLVAFGAGLLDTLAGGGGLITLPALLLAGVPPVQALGTNKLQGSFGTLTATVQVIRKHGVAWRDVRGPMLVAFAGSAIGSVAVLFIDPEALQVVIPIVLVGVAAYFLLVRDAHLPPPRARLTRRAYVGGVVPLIGAYDGAFGPGTGSLFALGGVALRGFDLRRSTALAKTLNFATNLAALAVFVAAGKVVWLVGSVMALGQLAGAWIGSHLLLRANPLVLRGLIVAVSLAMLVRFLLS; this is encoded by the coding sequence GTGAGCGGGCGCATGCTCGCACTGCTGGTGCTCGTGGCGTTCGGTGCGGGGCTGCTCGACACCCTCGCCGGTGGGGGAGGGCTGATCACCCTGCCTGCGCTGCTGCTCGCCGGCGTTCCCCCCGTGCAGGCGCTCGGCACCAACAAGCTGCAGGGGTCCTTCGGCACCCTCACCGCCACCGTGCAGGTCATCCGTAAGCACGGCGTCGCATGGCGCGACGTGCGAGGACCCATGCTCGTGGCGTTCGCAGGGTCCGCGATCGGGTCCGTGGCGGTGCTGTTCATCGACCCCGAGGCCCTGCAGGTCGTCATCCCGATCGTGCTTGTGGGCGTCGCCGCATACTTCCTGCTGGTGCGGGATGCGCACCTGCCACCGCCCCGCGCACGCCTGACCCGGCGTGCGTACGTGGGCGGCGTGGTGCCCCTGATCGGTGCGTACGACGGCGCCTTCGGGCCAGGCACGGGCTCCCTGTTCGCGCTCGGGGGGGTCGCGCTGCGGGGCTTCGACCTGCGCCGCTCGACCGCCCTCGCGAAGACGCTCAACTTCGCCACCAACCTGGCTGCGCTGGCGGTGTTCGTCGCCGCGGGCAAGGTGGTGTGGCTCGTGGGCTCAGTCATGGCGCTCGGTCAGCTCGCGGGTGCGTGGATCGGCTCGCACCTGCTGCTCAGGGCGAATCCGCTCGTGCTGCGCGGGCTCATCGTCGCCGTGTCGCTCGCGATGCTGGTGAGGTTCCTGCTCAGCTGA